The following are from one region of the Ruficoccus sp. ZRK36 genome:
- a CDS encoding DNA-formamidopyrimidine glycosylase family protein produces the protein MPELAEVEYYRKQWDPGIGGEVGRVRLHPAARIFRDCDTKLLERALTGAVLEQSLAHGKQMLFGFSGGAWLGVHLGMTGKLFCEPRPYAPGKHDHLVLELPEHVLVFYDARLFGRVRFDQGPELPEWWQALPPDLLSDAFTQEALQQFLKRRARSPLKAVLLMQERFPGIGNWMADEILWRAALHPSTRAGQLSAREVGKLYATIREVCADAMQVIGTDWGEPPPSWLFTHRWEDGGTCPKTGQPLVRETIGGRTTCYSPARQKLKG, from the coding sequence ATGCCTGAGCTGGCTGAAGTCGAGTACTACCGTAAGCAGTGGGACCCCGGGATCGGGGGGGAAGTCGGGCGTGTGCGTCTGCATCCTGCCGCGCGGATTTTTCGTGATTGTGATACTAAGCTTTTGGAGCGCGCGTTGACGGGGGCTGTGTTGGAGCAGTCTCTCGCGCACGGTAAGCAGATGCTTTTCGGCTTCAGTGGAGGTGCGTGGCTGGGGGTTCACCTGGGGATGACGGGTAAGCTTTTTTGCGAGCCCCGCCCTTACGCGCCGGGTAAGCACGATCATCTCGTGCTGGAGCTGCCCGAGCATGTATTGGTTTTTTATGACGCCCGGCTCTTTGGACGGGTGCGTTTCGATCAGGGGCCGGAGCTACCGGAGTGGTGGCAGGCCTTGCCGCCGGATTTGCTCTCGGATGCGTTTACGCAGGAGGCGCTACAGCAGTTTTTAAAGCGTCGGGCACGCTCACCGCTGAAGGCCGTCCTACTCATGCAGGAGCGTTTTCCCGGTATCGGTAACTGGATGGCGGACGAAATCCTGTGGCGGGCTGCCCTGCATCCGTCCACGCGTGCCGGGCAGCTCAGTGCGCGTGAAGTAGGTAAGCTCTATGCAACGATCCGCGAGGTGTGTGCCGATGCCATGCAGGTGATCGGTACGGACTGGGGTGAGCCGCCGCCGAGTTGGTTGTTTACACACCGGTGGGAGGATGGCGGCACCTGTCCGAAGACCGGCCAGCCGCTGGTGCGCGAAACAATCGGCGGCCGCACCACCTGCTATAGCCCGGCCCGGCAGAAGCTGAAGGGCTGA
- a CDS encoding cytochrome c: protein MSDQEKPSSHNHEPAPGAGHEQHEAAAYGDEEMVHVHKQLERENGEPEEGFTPVPLALMVCFGVLFFWTGMYFTKYNGDFRPDVFSADWRPGSGGQQGEVAFDPIKRGDRLFSNNCATCHQADGNGVPGAFPPLDGSPWVVGAPERFVKIVMRGLQGPVEVKGNTYNGNMPSYGENGLDWDDRDISAITTFVRQSWSNEAPAISEELVAEVRASIADKSGAWSADELLDMHPME, encoded by the coding sequence ATGAGCGACCAGGAAAAGCCTTCCTCCCACAACCATGAACCGGCCCCAGGGGCCGGGCACGAGCAGCATGAGGCGGCCGCTTATGGCGACGAGGAGATGGTCCATGTCCATAAGCAGCTGGAACGTGAAAACGGCGAGCCCGAAGAGGGCTTCACGCCGGTCCCGCTGGCGCTGATGGTGTGCTTTGGCGTGCTGTTCTTCTGGACGGGGATGTATTTTACCAAGTACAACGGTGACTTCCGCCCCGACGTCTTTAGTGCGGACTGGCGGCCCGGCTCGGGTGGTCAGCAGGGTGAGGTAGCCTTCGACCCGATCAAGCGTGGCGACCGGCTTTTCTCCAATAACTGTGCGACCTGTCACCAGGCCGACGGTAATGGTGTCCCCGGTGCCTTCCCTCCGCTGGACGGCTCCCCTTGGGTCGTCGGCGCGCCTGAACGCTTTGTGAAGATCGTCATGCGCGGCCTGCAGGGCCCGGTGGAGGTCAAGGGTAACACCTACAACGGTAACATGCCCTCCTATGGCGAGAACGGCCTGGACTGGGATGACCGTGACATCTCGGCCATCACGACCTTTGTCCGCCAATCATGGAGCAATGAAGCTCCGGCAATCTCTGAGGAGCTGGTCGCCGAAGTGCGCGCCTCCATCGCCGACAAGTCCGGTGCCTGGAGTGCGGACGAGCTGCTCGACATGCACCCCATGGAGTAG
- a CDS encoding response regulator, which translates to MPKPTVLVVDDIEGVHEMLDIILGDAGYQVEHAMNGREALITYREQPIDVIFTDIEMPGMSGLDLLRTLRELDEDAVVIMTTAISSKHYAIEALRLGAFDYVEKPYDEDELTTIMGRAIKHRRKLVEADDKNTSNPGTRRELERLRHDLKARESELANLGRKAQELEERLHQREEELKDQKDSQRSLNKRQQDLELREGALSAMDETLKERMQALKKMQKERQSGGELTPEAEQALNRLRKELEGREAELEQMQLTMSEREQFLRESEESLLEKGQLLTEMEAELEQMREDLDQRQRSSQHSPEDLKQIESLKGELESKQSEILEAEEALNRREEAVRRASALLKAREQFLQESEDILFGVGKE; encoded by the coding sequence ATGCCCAAACCTACGGTTCTAGTCGTTGATGACATTGAAGGTGTCCACGAAATGCTGGACATCATACTTGGTGATGCCGGCTACCAGGTCGAGCATGCCATGAACGGCCGCGAAGCGCTCATCACCTACCGGGAGCAGCCCATCGATGTCATTTTCACAGACATCGAAATGCCCGGCATGAGTGGACTGGACTTGCTGCGCACCCTCCGTGAGCTCGATGAGGATGCGGTTGTCATCATGACGACTGCCATCAGCTCCAAGCACTACGCCATCGAGGCCCTGCGGCTGGGTGCCTTCGATTATGTCGAGAAACCCTACGATGAAGATGAGCTGACAACCATCATGGGCCGGGCCATCAAGCATCGACGCAAGCTCGTCGAAGCCGACGACAAGAACACCTCCAACCCCGGCACCCGGCGCGAGCTGGAGAGGCTCCGTCACGATTTAAAGGCTCGGGAAAGCGAGTTGGCCAACCTGGGGCGCAAAGCACAGGAGCTTGAAGAGCGTCTGCATCAGCGGGAAGAAGAGCTTAAGGATCAAAAGGATTCCCAGCGCTCCCTGAATAAGCGACAACAGGACCTCGAACTGCGGGAGGGCGCACTCAGTGCCATGGATGAAACGCTCAAAGAGCGCATGCAGGCCCTCAAAAAGATGCAGAAGGAGCGCCAGTCCGGTGGTGAGCTCACCCCCGAGGCAGAGCAGGCACTCAACCGTCTGCGTAAAGAGCTGGAAGGCCGTGAAGCCGAGCTGGAGCAGATGCAGCTCACCATGAGCGAGAGGGAGCAGTTTCTGCGTGAGAGCGAGGAGTCCCTCCTCGAAAAAGGCCAGCTACTCACAGAGATGGAGGCGGAGCTTGAGCAGATGCGCGAAGACCTTGATCAGCGCCAGCGCTCCAGCCAACACTCCCCTGAGGACCTCAAACAGATTGAAAGCCTCAAGGGTGAGCTGGAGAGTAAGCAAAGCGAGATCCTGGAGGCAGAGGAAGCGCTCAACCGACGCGAGGAAGCCGTCCGGCGCGCCTCAGCACTGCTGAAAGCCCGCGAGCAGTTCTTGCAGGAGAGTGAGGATATCCTCTTCGGAGTCGGCAAAGAATGA
- a CDS encoding cbb3-type cytochrome c oxidase subunit II, whose product MKNLPLLFAGIFFCLAFSFSGLILSSLIQYGHLEPVTEFVNDPNSGEQIPGAFVELDVDGDGKPDQLVAGVNQPDEQTFPIPSVGLAQQGKELYISMGCLYCHSQQVRRKGFGADFERGWGDRQTVPRDYILQQRVLLGTSRTGPDLMSIGMRQPSAEWHHLHLYNPQFTSPGSIMPPFRFLYETRKVGDTPSPDALNIPDNFPGEKPPAGYEIVPTDRAKQLVAYLMSLQLNYELPESRFSE is encoded by the coding sequence ATGAAGAACCTGCCACTCCTCTTTGCCGGGATTTTCTTCTGCCTGGCGTTTTCCTTTAGTGGATTGATCCTCAGCAGCTTGATCCAGTACGGCCACCTCGAGCCGGTGACGGAGTTTGTCAATGACCCCAACTCCGGTGAGCAGATCCCCGGTGCCTTTGTGGAACTCGATGTGGACGGTGACGGCAAGCCCGACCAGCTCGTGGCCGGTGTTAATCAGCCCGACGAGCAGACTTTCCCTATCCCCAGCGTGGGGCTGGCCCAGCAGGGTAAGGAACTCTACATCTCGATGGGCTGCCTGTACTGCCACTCCCAGCAGGTGCGCCGTAAGGGCTTTGGGGCAGACTTTGAGCGTGGCTGGGGCGACCGCCAGACCGTGCCGCGTGACTACATCCTCCAGCAGCGCGTGCTCCTGGGGACCTCCCGTACCGGCCCGGACCTGATGTCCATCGGCATGCGCCAGCCCAGTGCTGAGTGGCACCACCTCCACCTTTACAACCCGCAGTTCACTTCTCCCGGCTCTATTATGCCGCCTTTCCGCTTTCTCTACGAGACGCGCAAGGTCGGTGATACGCCGAGCCCCGACGCTCTCAATATCCCGGATAATTTCCCCGGCGAGAAGCCGCCCGCCGGCTATGAGATCGTCCCGACCGACCGCGCGAAGCAACTCGTGGCCTACCTGATGAGCCTCCAGCTCAACTACGAACTGCCTGAATCCCGTTTCTCCGAATAG
- a CDS encoding polysaccharide deacetylase family protein yields the protein MLKVVQCWDDGVHDDLPLMEILRKYGAKASFNLNPKLHKAERDGWHHRSPAKDVYRLALSELKDAYKDFTVANHTMTHPHTLQIPLEQWRAEVVDARKWLQDLFQQPILGFAYPYGDYDDATSQVVADAGHVYARTTKNATPCMPVENPLQFHADCHFLSENFWSLYEKAKASEAQVFYFWGHSYEIEGDQMWAEMEAKIKKIAEDPDAEWADLPDLFTE from the coding sequence ATGCTTAAAGTGGTCCAGTGCTGGGATGACGGTGTTCACGATGATCTTCCGCTGATGGAGATCCTGCGTAAGTACGGGGCGAAGGCGTCCTTTAACCTCAACCCCAAGCTTCACAAGGCTGAGCGTGACGGCTGGCATCATCGGAGTCCTGCGAAGGATGTGTACCGCCTGGCCCTCTCGGAGCTCAAAGATGCCTACAAGGACTTCACTGTGGCCAACCACACCATGACGCACCCGCATACCCTGCAGATCCCGCTGGAGCAATGGCGGGCTGAAGTGGTGGATGCTCGCAAGTGGCTACAGGATCTTTTCCAGCAGCCGATTCTGGGCTTTGCGTATCCATATGGTGACTATGACGATGCGACCTCACAGGTCGTGGCCGATGCCGGGCATGTCTACGCGCGTACGACGAAGAATGCCACGCCCTGCATGCCGGTGGAGAACCCCCTGCAGTTTCATGCTGACTGTCACTTCCTGAGCGAAAACTTCTGGTCTCTCTACGAGAAAGCGAAGGCTTCCGAGGCGCAGGTCTTTTACTTCTGGGGCCACAGCTATGAGATCGAGGGCGACCAGATGTGGGCTGAAATGGAGGCCAAGATCAAGAAGATCGCCGAGGACCCCGACGCGGAGTGGGCAGACCTGCCCGACCTCTTTACCGAGTAG
- a CDS encoding Rne/Rng family ribonuclease — translation MKSSSPTDKNSVDNELRSPPKEEVVESIPRDQLKKESAARAKKRPVLQKIARVLSGQKETPYRELIINAEPLETRVALLVDGVLEKFEVERSGDKRMVGAVFAGKIQNLEPGLKAAFVDIGQPKNAFLHYWDILPAANDDKAIEIVRQNETAEQKKRRSQKPTLKDIPKLYPIGTNIVVQITKAQIGTKGPRTTTNLALPGRFLVLMPFSGQCGISRKIESKQERDRLKQILGKLTLPEGMGIIIRTAGEGKKLRYFVRDLHMLLKKWEKIEEGMKAGKPALLYQEPDIIERTVRDFLTEDIDRVLVDSEDRHSAILDNISEVSPRSRKKIVHFKDDIPIFERFNIERQIEQTFQRTVPLTSGGEIVIDETEALVAIDVNTGSHKGKDKGGKDFIVNANLEAASEAARQIRLRNIGGLIILDFIDMKNKRDRKAVFDRMRREMAKDKAKSHVLPISQLGIMQMTRQRHAESHASGIYTTCPYCSGKGIVKSSRTMSVEIQRKLVSVIRHLRNTTFKRGETIEMAILLHPTNLERLRNEDEEHLIDIEQAYNVSLSFKSDYSYHVENFRIVDPTSGQELR, via the coding sequence ATGAAAAGTTCATCACCCACCGACAAAAACAGTGTAGATAACGAGCTGCGCTCGCCCCCCAAAGAAGAAGTCGTCGAGTCTATCCCCCGCGACCAACTCAAAAAAGAATCCGCCGCCCGCGCCAAAAAGCGCCCCGTCCTGCAAAAGATAGCCCGCGTGCTCTCCGGCCAGAAAGAAACTCCCTACCGCGAGCTCATCATCAATGCCGAGCCGCTGGAAACCCGTGTCGCCCTCCTCGTGGACGGCGTCCTGGAAAAGTTCGAAGTCGAGCGCTCCGGTGACAAGCGCATGGTCGGTGCCGTCTTTGCCGGTAAGATCCAGAACCTGGAGCCCGGCCTGAAGGCCGCCTTCGTGGACATCGGCCAGCCCAAGAACGCCTTCCTGCACTACTGGGACATCCTGCCCGCTGCCAACGACGACAAGGCGATCGAAATCGTCCGCCAGAACGAAACTGCCGAGCAGAAAAAGCGCCGCTCCCAGAAGCCCACGCTTAAGGACATCCCCAAGCTTTACCCGATCGGCACGAATATCGTCGTGCAGATCACCAAGGCTCAGATCGGCACCAAAGGCCCCCGTACCACGACGAATCTCGCCCTGCCGGGCCGTTTCCTCGTGCTGATGCCTTTCTCCGGCCAGTGCGGCATCTCCCGCAAGATCGAGAGCAAGCAGGAGCGTGACCGCCTCAAGCAGATCCTTGGCAAGCTCACGCTCCCCGAGGGCATGGGCATCATCATCCGCACCGCCGGTGAGGGCAAAAAGCTCCGCTACTTTGTGCGCGACCTGCACATGCTCCTCAAGAAGTGGGAGAAGATCGAGGAGGGCATGAAGGCCGGTAAGCCTGCCCTGCTCTACCAGGAGCCTGACATCATCGAGCGCACCGTCCGCGACTTCCTCACCGAGGACATCGACCGCGTGCTGGTGGACAGCGAAGACCGCCACAGCGCCATCCTGGACAATATCAGCGAGGTCTCGCCCCGCTCGCGTAAGAAGATCGTCCACTTCAAGGACGACATCCCGATCTTTGAGCGCTTTAACATCGAGCGCCAGATCGAGCAGACCTTCCAGCGCACCGTCCCGCTCACCAGCGGCGGCGAAATCGTTATCGACGAAACGGAGGCCCTCGTGGCCATCGACGTCAACACCGGCTCCCACAAGGGCAAGGACAAGGGCGGCAAGGACTTCATCGTCAACGCCAACCTGGAGGCCGCCTCCGAGGCTGCCCGCCAGATCCGCCTGCGCAACATCGGCGGCCTGATCATCCTGGACTTTATCGACATGAAGAACAAACGCGACCGCAAGGCCGTGTTTGACCGCATGCGCCGGGAGATGGCCAAGGACAAAGCCAAGAGCCACGTCCTGCCGATCAGCCAGCTGGGTATCATGCAGATGACCCGCCAGCGGCACGCCGAGAGCCACGCCAGCGGCATTTACACCACCTGCCCGTACTGCTCGGGCAAGGGCATCGTCAAGAGCTCCCGCACCATGAGCGTGGAGATTCAGCGCAAGCTCGTCAGCGTCATTCGCCACCTGCGTAACACCACCTTCAAGCGCGGTGAAACCATCGAAATGGCCATCCTGCTGCACCCGACCAACCTCGAACGCCTCCGCAACGAGGACGAGGAACACTTGATCGACATCGAGCAGGCGTATAACGTAAGCCTTTCATTCAAGTCCGACTACAGCTACCACGTCGAAAACTTCCGTATCGTGGATCCCACCAGCGGTCAGGAACTCAGATAG
- a CDS encoding DUF1343 domain-containing protein produces MILKVKPFLRLALLSLAALLGMPSTHAAPQVLLGIDVLEAQDFQALSGMRVGLLTHGAGVDGRGVPTWKVMHEHPAVNLVALYGPEHGIDGKHKAEKYVPNTTHAETGLPVYSLYGPTRKPAPEMLQGIDILVIDLQDVGVRSYTYVSAMRLAMEACFEQGIPVMVLDRPNPLGGEKVDGPPLDKHLMSYVGSFRVPYVHGLTIGELAIMAKKIPGWMEVSEDVQKKGKLYVIPMKGWKRSMLWPDTGLRWTPTSPAIPDFSAAVGYSMTGLGCQLGGFRHGYGEGYPFRLINYSGKSPDQIATTLNSLAIPGLYLQPMPEGRQPGAYAAVTNWDKLRPTEISFQMMRLACDWSGGNPFAEATPAQQRLYKIHVGSEDWWTEISTRGSRARVDKFLDEWEARARQFQQWSRNYWIYK; encoded by the coding sequence ATGATTCTCAAAGTTAAACCTTTCCTCCGCCTCGCTCTCCTCTCCCTGGCCGCCCTCCTGGGGATGCCGAGCACTCACGCCGCCCCGCAAGTCCTTCTCGGCATCGACGTCCTGGAGGCCCAGGACTTTCAGGCCCTCAGCGGCATGCGGGTCGGATTACTCACCCACGGCGCAGGGGTGGACGGGCGTGGCGTGCCGACCTGGAAGGTCATGCACGAGCACCCGGCGGTCAACCTCGTCGCCCTCTATGGGCCTGAGCACGGGATCGACGGCAAGCACAAGGCCGAGAAATACGTCCCCAACACCACACACGCAGAGACTGGCCTCCCCGTGTATTCACTTTATGGCCCCACCCGCAAACCTGCTCCAGAGATGCTTCAGGGGATCGATATCCTCGTCATCGACCTGCAGGACGTAGGCGTGCGCAGCTACACCTATGTGAGCGCCATGCGCCTGGCCATGGAGGCCTGCTTTGAGCAGGGCATCCCCGTCATGGTCCTCGACCGCCCCAACCCACTGGGCGGTGAGAAAGTGGACGGACCGCCTCTGGATAAACATCTGATGTCTTACGTGGGCTCCTTCCGGGTGCCCTATGTTCACGGACTGACCATCGGTGAGCTGGCTATCATGGCCAAAAAAATACCCGGCTGGATGGAAGTCAGCGAAGACGTCCAAAAGAAGGGCAAACTCTACGTCATCCCGATGAAGGGCTGGAAGCGCTCCATGCTCTGGCCCGATACCGGCCTGCGCTGGACGCCAACCTCCCCCGCGATCCCGGACTTTTCCGCTGCCGTCGGCTACTCCATGACTGGCCTGGGCTGCCAGCTCGGCGGCTTCCGCCATGGCTACGGCGAGGGCTACCCGTTCCGGCTGATTAACTACTCCGGTAAGTCCCCTGACCAGATCGCCACCACGCTTAACTCACTCGCCATCCCCGGTCTCTACCTGCAGCCGATGCCCGAGGGCAGACAACCCGGCGCCTACGCTGCCGTGACGAACTGGGACAAGCTGCGCCCGACCGAGATCAGCTTCCAGATGATGCGCCTGGCCTGCGACTGGTCCGGCGGTAACCCCTTTGCGGAGGCAACTCCGGCCCAGCAGCGACTCTACAAGATCCATGTCGGCTCCGAGGACTGGTGGACCGAAATCTCCACCCGTGGCAGCCGTGCCCGCGTGGACAAGTTCCTCGACGAGTGGGAGGCACGCGCCCGGCAGTTCCAGCAGTGGAGCCGCAATTACTGGATCTACAAATAA
- a CDS encoding DUF2062 domain-containing protein: MTTDERHEELKRKVHERIRRVKRLLRPLPRRATVHRYPFLKWFAQTARKRSYLWSFRRQNIVPAIYVGCILSLMPIYGVQIPCAFALALLIRGNLMIMVATQFITNPVTFVPLYTAACFIGLEILFLLGVDIPGGSVWEFSGTIASHLKEMVSGLLGPNHPRATMSSLIQSTGMSGHALIALALKATIIGGAMLGTLIGFAISLTYQLMANYYERSGRAIQLQFEEFARQAKLKIHLPGKGSDKDTSPPDDSQS; this comes from the coding sequence ATGACTACGGACGAGCGACACGAAGAGCTCAAGCGCAAGGTGCATGAACGCATCCGCCGCGTGAAGCGCCTGCTGCGCCCCCTGCCCCGCCGCGCCACTGTCCACCGCTATCCCTTTCTGAAGTGGTTCGCCCAGACCGCACGCAAGCGCTCCTACCTGTGGTCATTCCGCCGACAGAACATTGTACCCGCGATATATGTCGGATGCATTCTCTCACTGATGCCGATCTACGGCGTGCAGATCCCCTGCGCCTTTGCGCTGGCCCTGCTCATCCGTGGAAATCTGATGATCATGGTGGCCACCCAGTTCATCACAAACCCGGTCACCTTCGTACCGCTCTACACGGCAGCCTGCTTCATCGGGCTGGAGATCCTCTTTCTGCTCGGTGTCGATATACCCGGCGGCTCCGTCTGGGAGTTCTCGGGTACGATCGCCTCGCACTTGAAGGAAATGGTCAGCGGCCTGCTCGGGCCGAACCATCCGCGGGCCACCATGTCCTCGCTCATCCAGAGTACCGGCATGAGCGGACACGCGCTGATCGCCCTCGCCCTGAAGGCGACCATCATCGGCGGAGCCATGCTGGGCACCCTGATCGGATTCGCGATCAGCCTGACCTACCAGCTCATGGCGAACTACTACGAGCGTAGCGGCCGGGCGATTCAGCTCCAGTTCGAGGAGTTTGCCCGTCAGGCTAAATTAAAAATCCACCTGCCCGGCAAAGGCAGCGACAAAGACACATCTCCCCCTGATGATTCTCAAAGTTAA
- a CDS encoding cbb3-type cytochrome c oxidase subunit I produces MSPLLSFFTSIDPRNKPGVPLKVQLSEIDREMRVPVVLFVISAILWLQAGTLFALVASIKLHNPEFLGNVEWLTFGRARSAHLNAMAFGWGNNAIFAVALWIMARLCKVSVKHGGLLVVAGAFWNIGVTAGVIGILTGGLTSVEWLEMPMEVAPLLAVSYILVAVWGVIMFRFRALGHVYVSQWYILGALFWFPWLYVIAQTMILWVPARGTVQAITNWWFGHNVLGLWLTPMGLGAIYYFLPKVLGRPIHSYYLSVLGFWSLALFYNWAGVHHLIGGPIPVWLVSAGIVGSIMMVIPVVVTAINHHMTAAGNWRAVWCSPTLRFIVFGGMSYTLASLAGSAMALRDVNVITHFTQFTVGHAHHGVYAFFTMTMFGGIYFMMPRILNREWPSAALIRTHFWCAAIGITIMMVVLHVGGWIQGEMMIALDADGKPKYAFLEIVAALVPWLFSRSLSGILLSIGHLAFLVNFFWMLAGGKSSRAQEGPTLLADEHEEEVR; encoded by the coding sequence ATGAGCCCGCTATTATCCTTTTTCACTTCTATCGACCCCCGGAACAAGCCAGGGGTCCCGCTCAAGGTGCAGTTGAGCGAGATCGACCGCGAGATGCGCGTGCCGGTGGTCCTCTTTGTCATTTCGGCCATCCTCTGGCTGCAGGCAGGTACGCTCTTTGCACTCGTCGCCTCAATCAAGCTGCACAACCCTGAGTTCCTCGGTAACGTCGAGTGGCTGACCTTCGGGCGCGCCCGCTCTGCCCACCTGAACGCTATGGCCTTCGGCTGGGGTAATAATGCGATCTTCGCCGTGGCCCTCTGGATCATGGCACGCCTCTGTAAGGTCTCCGTGAAGCACGGGGGCTTGCTCGTGGTGGCCGGTGCCTTCTGGAATATCGGGGTAACGGCTGGGGTTATCGGTATCCTGACCGGTGGCCTGACGAGCGTCGAGTGGCTGGAAATGCCGATGGAGGTTGCTCCGCTGCTGGCTGTTTCCTACATCCTCGTGGCCGTCTGGGGCGTGATCATGTTCCGCTTCCGCGCGTTGGGGCATGTGTATGTCTCCCAGTGGTATATCCTGGGTGCTCTGTTCTGGTTCCCGTGGCTGTACGTCATCGCCCAGACCATGATCCTCTGGGTGCCCGCGCGCGGGACCGTGCAGGCCATCACGAACTGGTGGTTCGGGCACAATGTGCTGGGCCTGTGGCTCACGCCGATGGGGCTGGGAGCGATTTACTACTTTCTGCCCAAGGTCCTGGGCCGCCCGATTCACAGCTACTACCTGTCTGTGCTCGGTTTCTGGTCGTTGGCGCTGTTCTACAACTGGGCCGGTGTTCACCACCTGATCGGCGGACCGATTCCGGTCTGGCTCGTGTCAGCGGGTATCGTCGGCAGTATCATGATGGTCATTCCGGTGGTCGTCACGGCCATCAACCACCACATGACCGCGGCGGGTAACTGGCGTGCGGTCTGGTGTAGCCCGACACTGCGCTTCATTGTTTTCGGCGGCATGTCTTATACGCTGGCTTCGTTGGCCGGCTCGGCCATGGCCCTGCGGGACGTCAACGTCATCACGCACTTCACGCAGTTTACGGTCGGACACGCTCACCACGGGGTCTACGCCTTTTTCACCATGACGATGTTTGGCGGTATCTACTTCATGATGCCTCGCATCCTCAACCGTGAGTGGCCCTCGGCGGCGCTCATCCGCACGCACTTCTGGTGCGCGGCGATCGGGATCACCATTATGATGGTGGTGTTGCACGTGGGCGGCTGGATTCAGGGTGAGATGATGATCGCTCTCGATGCCGACGGTAAGCCCAAGTACGCATTTCTGGAGATCGTAGCGGCTCTGGTGCCGTGGCTGTTCTCGCGCTCGCTTTCAGGTATCCTGCTGAGCATCGGGCACCTGGCGTTTCTGGTTAACTTCTTCTGGATGCTCGCGGGCGGTAAGTCCTCCCGTGCCCAGGAAGGCCCCACGCTGCTGGCAGACGAACACGAGGAGGAGGTCCGCTAA
- a CDS encoding glycerate kinase: protein MHILIAFDKFKDCMTAPEACQIAQEVILKLHPSWQVTIAPLTDGGEGFCEILTRSAYGSIERVPVLGPQLDPQTSQIGYVDIGRLGARVRDILRLPSEGTLAVIEMAQASGLQSVPEGQRDPWLASSYGTGQLIAEAADAGAMEILLGIGGSATNDLGLGALEAIGLQLLDAKGALIDHATPRDWSRVAQLEGDIWQHIPRINIACDVENPLLGANGATATYGPQKGMRYEDFTALEGAVSAMAQRMCSYFEKPASLMEAPGSGAAGGIGFGLQTACNSRVVKGFELVESWLQLKEKIAAADLVITGEGKFDASSLQGKGPGSILREAARQHKHSKIMAGLVESKLELPPKTTADVLAPAGYTKERSISDGKKLLARKLVEVFSK from the coding sequence ATGCATATCCTGATCGCTTTCGATAAATTCAAAGACTGCATGACGGCGCCGGAGGCCTGTCAGATCGCTCAGGAAGTCATTCTCAAGCTCCACCCGAGCTGGCAGGTCACGATCGCCCCCCTCACTGACGGAGGAGAAGGGTTCTGCGAAATCCTCACCCGATCAGCCTATGGGAGTATTGAGCGCGTTCCGGTGCTCGGCCCTCAGCTCGACCCCCAGACCTCCCAGATCGGCTACGTGGATATCGGGCGACTAGGTGCACGCGTCCGCGACATCCTGCGCCTGCCCTCCGAGGGAACGCTGGCCGTCATCGAGATGGCACAGGCCAGCGGTCTGCAGTCCGTCCCCGAGGGACAGCGGGACCCGTGGCTCGCCTCCTCCTATGGCACTGGCCAGTTGATCGCCGAGGCCGCCGACGCCGGCGCAATGGAGATCCTGCTGGGTATCGGCGGCAGCGCCACCAATGACCTCGGCCTGGGCGCACTTGAGGCAATCGGACTCCAGCTCCTCGACGCAAAGGGAGCTCTGATCGACCACGCCACCCCGCGCGACTGGTCACGGGTCGCGCAGTTGGAGGGAGACATTTGGCAGCATATCCCCCGTATCAATATCGCCTGCGACGTGGAAAACCCCCTGCTGGGTGCCAACGGAGCCACGGCCACCTATGGGCCGCAAAAGGGCATGCGCTACGAGGACTTTACCGCACTGGAGGGAGCCGTCTCTGCCATGGCTCAGCGCATGTGCAGCTATTTTGAAAAGCCCGCATCCCTGATGGAAGCCCCCGGCTCAGGCGCAGCGGGCGGCATCGGATTTGGGCTGCAGACAGCCTGTAATTCGCGAGTGGTGAAAGGCTTTGAACTGGTCGAGTCCTGGCTCCAACTGAAGGAAAAGATCGCCGCCGCGGACCTCGTTATCACCGGAGAAGGCAAATTTGACGCCAGCTCGCTCCAGGGCAAAGGCCCCGGCTCAATCCTGCGGGAAGCCGCGCGCCAGCATAAGCATTCCAAGATCATGGCCGGGCTCGTTGAGAGCAAGCTCGAGCTGCCCCCGAAAACCACCGCGGACGTGCTCGCGCCTGCCGGTTATACCAAGGAGCGCTCGATTTCCGATGGGAAGAAACTCTTGGCCCGTAAGCTGGTCGAAGTGTTTTCCAAGTAA